One Scomber japonicus isolate fScoJap1 chromosome 1, fScoJap1.pri, whole genome shotgun sequence DNA window includes the following coding sequences:
- the cers3a gene encoding ceramide synthase 2, producing the protein MFNMLYEWFWWDRIWLPVNLTWSDLEDKEGRIYAKASHLYVTVPYAFAFLLIRYLFESWIATPLAVSAGIKQRIHLKADSNPILELYYTAQCRHPAQADIDGLSKKSSLSVRQVERWFRKRRNQDRPGVLKKFREASWRFIFYLLAFIGGVAALYDKEWFYDTQEIWTDFPKQSMLESQYWYYILEMSFYGSLLFSVAFDVKRKDFKEQIIHHLATLVLLSFSWCVNYIRIGTLVMLVHDASDVLLESAKLFNYAKWEKTCKTLFVLFAIVFLVTRLIIFPFWLIHCTWVYPVHHYPPFFGYYFFNMMLVVLLCLHIFWAYLILCMIRKFVFGTLTRDERSDNEEEEEDNESSLTEDEGEGRHKLGNGLAFDEKEDQNGCLGCLSPPEHICQPKTESRSV; encoded by the exons ATGTTCAACATGCTGTATGAATGGTTCTGGTGGGACAGAATCTGGCTGCCGGTGAATCTGACGTGGTCTGACCTGGAGGACAAGGAGGGCCGCATCTATGCTAAAGCGTCACATCTCTATGTCACTGTCCCCTATGCCTTTGCCTTCTTACTCATCAGATACCTGTTTGAAAG CTGGATAGCAACACCACTCGCAGTCTCTGCTGGGATCAAGCAAAGAATCCATCTGAAAGCAGACAGCAATCCCATCTTAGAACTGTACTACACTGCTCAGTGCAGACATCCTGCTCAG GCAGACATTGATGGGCTCTCAAAGAAAAGTAGTTTGTCAGTGAGACAAGTTGAGCGCTGGTTCAGAAAAAGACGCAATCAGGACCGTCCTGGAGTTCTGAAGAAGTTCCGAGAGGCCAG CTGGAGGTTTATCTTCTACCTGTTGGCGTTCATTGGAGGAGTAGCAGCACTTTACGAT AAAGAGTGGTTTTATGACACGCAGGAAATATGGACTGACTTTCCAAAGCAG TCTATGCTGGAGTCTCAGTACTGGTACTATATCTTAGAGATGAGCTTCTATGGCTCTCTTCTTTTCAGTGTTGCCTTTGATGTCAAGAGAAAG GACTTTAAGGAGCAAATCATCCACCACTTGGCCACCCTGGTCCTCCTGTCATTTTCGTGGTGTGTCAACTACATTCGTATAGGAACACTAGTCATGCTTGTCCATGATGCCTCCGATGTTTTACTTGAG tctGCCAAATTGTTCAACTATGCAAAATGGGAGAAAACCTGCAAGACTCTCTTTGTTCTGTTTGCCATAGTCTTTCTGGTTACACGACTGATCATCTTCCCGTTTTG GCTGATCCACTGTACCTGGGTCTACCCCGTTCACCACTATCCCCCCTTCTTTGGCTACTACTTCTTCAATATGATGTTGGTGGTCCTCCTCTGTCTGCACATATTCTGGGCCTACCTCATTCTCTGCATGATCAGGAAATTCGTGTTTGGCACT CTTACCAGAGATGAGAGAAGTGacaatgaagaggaggaggaagacaatGAGAGCAGCCTGACAGAGGATGAAGGAGAAGGACGACACAAACTTGGCAATGGATTGGCATTTGATGAGAAGGAGGACCAGAATGGCTGCCTTGGATGCTTGTCCCCACCAGAGCACATCTGCCAACCAAAGACTGAATCACGCTCAGTATGA